GCGTCGCCGTGCGTGCATGTGTTCATTCATCCTCCTCTTACTctactccttcttcttcttccttttcggGTTATGTCGGTGTATGTAGCAAGCAGAAATCGACCAAATGTATGATGCGGCAACAGCTAGAGCAAATCATATATTCTCTCTTTTTCACTTTTCGATCGGATGGCTTATGCGaagtgcctgtttagtttctaaaattttgcaaaatttttcaagattctccgtagacgaatcttttaaggctaattagattatgattggatactaattgctaaataacaacgaaagtgtttTTAAAAAATTTCGTCAACTAAACAATTCAACGGTGGATCGGACGGCATCATCATGAAGCATGACAGCAACCAGCGTACAAGGTGTAGATgtttgttagtttttttttatgcAGCATTTGTCCATTATTGTGTTTCTTGGGGCTTTGGGTGGTAATAAGCTTGTTTAGGTGATTAGTTAGTGCAAATGATATACACATCAATACATTATATGTGAGCtgtaaaaataatatttttttctcatcttcAAGACTGTTTGAGACGTCGATACTTGGGTGAAGCTATTTTTTGCTTGGACTTTCGTGCCCTCTTTGTCACATGATTATTCCTGTTTTCACATCTCCCCCGCTCCATCTTGCGTGGGTTTATTCTGGAAAAAAAAATAGCATGGCTATTTAACCAATAGTTATTACTTATTAGGACCTGATCAGACATTGAATTGATGATGTCATCGTTTCACTGGTCCAGCCATAAAGAACCGGTTGAAGAGCTGGTTTAATAGTTTCAGACCAAATGAATTGAACCGCATATAAATACTTCAAACCGTGCAATATAATAATGTGCAATAGATAATTAACAACATATAGTTGATCCCATATACAAATAACCCGCTTCCAACTAATCTAGCCACAAGTACAAAAGGTACTCCAAAATTAGCATGTGTTTGTTGGTGGTTCTTAACTCAAATAATATGATCGGCAAaatataataaaatattaatgtttTATAGTGCATCATAGCAAGATGGTCTTAATTTAATAAGTTGCACAAGTTTTGGTGCTCGAGAATTCTTTTATAAGATATGCAAAAGTACGCATGAAAAGATAGTAAACAGAGAGtttacaaattaaaaaaaaaagacttAATTCAAATTTTTACCGTTGTGAAACAATCTCAAATGCTTAAATGAAGTGCATCATAGTGAACAGCCTGTCGAGTAACACTTGGTGCTATGGTTGAGTAACACGGCGCTGTGGAGATTTGGAAGTTGGAACTTGGAACCATGGTAGTTGGCAGCTACTACGTACGTAGGATCTTGTGTTGGAGTTGCATGGCAGCTAGAATAGCACAAAGTAAAATTCTAGACTGAGGTATGTTCATGTAAAATACCCGATCCCTTTCTGCTTTGCTTTGGAATGAGAAAATACTTTAGGACCTCGATGATAGGCAAAACAAAAACACCCACGGGAAGCAGGAAAGGCACGGTCCTTTTCGTACATGATGTTTTGTAGGAGTATCAGGGATTTAGGGGCAGGGTTTTTACCATCTTCGTTGTACGTTCTCTCTAATCATCGCACTGTCACGCCAATCATGCCTCGACAACGTACTTCGTAGTACTCGTACGTCACTACAAACAATCGTCCTGTAGGTGTGCTCCTAATTTGTCATTGTGTCATGGGAACATGGCTGGGTCTTCCAGAGTGTTCTTAGTGCTACTAGAGTAGTGCACTAGTACTGGCATAATTTAATCATGCACATGCATATGCTGACTACTGTTCTGTGACAGCTCCAAGCTTAGGTAAAGCACACTAGTACCTAAGCACACTAGTATAGACATAGGCTTTACTCCTAGTTGAAAAAcctcttcagtcccggtttctcaATAGAAAGCATGAATCCGGAACTAAAGGGTcccttctttagtcccggtttctcaccCGGGActaaccaaccgggactaaaagttttctttttttctttattttttgtttctattttcaattgatgattcattttggtttttgaataggttttcaaatacgcattctacgctgctaataatatacgtattttacacgcttataatgtttgaacattttgtacaaactaaattatgaaactaacgtatatattacatacatatacatatattgtacgttattttatgtacatataatatatatatatatatattacaaataaagcttgtattatatattctatcatatccttaggataacaaattcacttcatctggtttggcttccatatttcgttcacgtcattgtagaactcgccggtggggtttaagacctggtcattaagaaatcctgttatggtctcttgaattgctttcagttggtcacgtcgtatgactttttccttcaaccatagagtcttcaataaaagttaaagcaAAAGtattaatgtatatatatatatatatatatatatatatatgtgtgtgtgtgttggtcacgtgattacttatatatatgagcaataaaagaaattatgaatatatgaatatatttatataacatactttgagggTCTCTTCAGGAGTTTTTTTTGCGTAcgtcatgatgaactcgcaaacatagtatctgcagtagttgttcccttgttcttgtctcagaacccacttttatgagaaaaaagatccggtgaattgaaagcatgcatagtgttaattaaattatatatatatatatagtacttactttgatTACATCctgtggcgctttgcaatgtttcatgtggtgtttctcaatgaaactttttcaaacattgcgcccaataaaataaaaaataaatttggcctttaataattattacagttaagagatcggggtatatatagttgctagagagaccaaattacccttggataatatctatcatgtattggtactctgtttgctcttttcttaacgagtctaagatgctaaaCCGACTATTGGCTATATCGATGGCCATCAATattcagtgattgctgcatatgtttttatacacaaatatgatcgacattaactagagtcaacacatatatatatgggagatagcttagctagtaagtaaataattgaacaaatattcatatgatcgacattaattatttaacactcacttgaagttgtaggggaagagtatgtccttgttttgttggttcactaagaacctcatgagatttttctcgagttcagcttttcaTTGAGGCGGgagattagggtgtttgaatacgacatttggatcaacgaaaccaacatcattatcatttctctttctgagttctgacatctcatatctgcatatataaaaatatagtgtgagaatatataatttatatatatacatgtagctttatatatatacactttaatagtagaaaataatcacacttacagacaatagcagctaatgagactttttgtcgagagagtccaggtgacaTAGTTGGTGTAactctaaaaactcgacatatataacgtcatcgccatggaagtaatatTGGTTTCTAAATCTGAtagaaacaaagttctctccctGTTCACACGCCGCAATATACCACTTGTTTaccaggtacatttgcgtacccagttcacctaaggcctcagggttgtatagactctttccatgttcaaatttcttctaaggatccactttcggagcagatggtccttcagcgagcacttgtgaaagctctagtttagttttggtgaattgatgaaaccctaagtgcttacctagtttatcaagtgatcatgatataggtaacacactccaagtggtcaagcaaatgaagatcataacataatgatgatgatgccatggtgatgatcaagtgctcggacttggaaagaagaaagagaaaaacaaaaggctcaagacaaaggtatgaattgtaggagccattttgttttggtgattaagacacttagtgagtgtgatcatatttaggatcgatagccatactattaagagggatgaaacttgtatcggaatgcggttatcaaagtgccactagatgctctaactcattgcatatgaatttaggatctagtggagtgctaatacccttgaaaatgtttgtgaaaatacgctaacacatgtgcacaaggtgatacacttggtggttggcacatttgatcaagggtggtgaagtttaggtgcaagggtaagtaactccaccggtggagtgtctgcccgtagagtgcggtcagtccgacggtgccaccggcaccctagacagaaaagacggaggtcactggaagtgaccggacgttggcctcggttggaccggcgtgtccggtcagttgtaacagcgaagacgctggcgtcggtcaaatgaccggacgctgggtcgctctacgaccggacgctggcatggtgtgtccggtcagtactgatgtACGCTGACATGAAGCGCATAGAAGAGACGTcgtctgaccggacgctagtagggttcggtcaagcatgaccagacgagTCCGATCAGTAAAATACGTTTCTGGAACCtttctggaaatgaccggacgctggaggctcagagtccggtcagttgtaacggagcgtccggtcaacagatgaccgttgagatcagacgacttCTGTTGAACGCAGTGTGACACATGGCTAACATCGAGCGACCGGATGCTTAAGGCCAGCGGCCGATCGAttagaccggagcgtccggtcaccctacgTTAtgtctagtgaaggggtataatggctctatttcgtgggggcttctatttaaagtcccatggccggttgaagcttacACTCTTGGcaatttgtattgacatagcaaccttatgagcttagccaaaaccctcccactcatctccatcattgattcatcatttttgtgagattgggagataatccaagtgtattgcttgagtgtttgcatgtagaggcacttggtgttcgtgttttgctgtgggattcgcttgttactcttggtggttgccgccacctagatggcttggagcagcgaggatcgtcgagcggagggtgatgattgtctccggctccaatcgtggtgattgtgaggggttcttgaccttttcccggtggagagccaaaaggtactctagtggattgctcgtggcttgtgtgatcctcatcttgtgttggttgtgcggcaccctattgagggtttggcgtgtgatgccaattagcgcgtgaacctctaagtgagtgaatcaccacaatgaggagtagcttgtcggctagcaagtgaacctcggtaaaaaatcaatgtgttcatcatttgattccaaagtgattggtcttcattgacattcattcttgtgattgattggctccttcctcgacacggcagtataaacaaattgctcactctctttacattactgtaaactagttatcaagctctttagtgtagctagttgtgagagcttgttagtttggttagtgtgactctttagttagcctttgagagcacgctaacttagtgtagtgacatagttattgtgtggatagaaactacataaactagaattatggtaggtggcttgcatttttagtaggctagtgcaacactcgcttcgtctcataattgtctaaccggtttgttaagtgttgttgtagaaatttttaaataggctattcacccccctctagccattaggacctttcaacttggGCAACgtccaaaccggtatcctcgtaaaaccgagccaggtcctcaaaattGACGTCCAGTacatctaagtttgaaccatattcattacgaatgacaagaggggggactgattgttgcgattgttgttcgagttgtaCAACACCTTTCTATGCTTTGGACACCGTGTCCCGACACATTGGCCTAAGTACCTATGATTGTGCACAAGCCACATTTTCTACCTCCACCTCTCAACTCTTTCTAGACTAATCCACCATCCAGCGAGAAGCACACGACATCTTGTCTCTTGCTCCACCTCCTGACTCGTCGATGCCATTGAGCTCAAGCACCAAGCCTACACCCTCATCATCCGGCCTCTCCCACATCCTCCATCAGGTTGTCCTTCAGTTTTTTAGAAAGCTATGGTAGGAGACAATGAGACATGACTAGAATGTGGATGGGGTACAGTCGAATGACAAGGGTGTAGGTAGAGTGCATGAACTCAATGTTGTGGAGGAGTGCCATGAGGTGGAGCAGGAGATAGGGTGGTGCTCATCGAACGGTGCCGTAATCCTAGAAAGAGTAGGGAGAGGGAGACAGCCAATGGGCCTACGTGCAAGTATGAGTGCTTAGGCTAGTGTGGTGGGATACAATGTTCAAACGACCCTACAAGACTATCATGGGGTCATTTGAACATTATTAGATATACCTTAAGGGCTATAATATTTGGTCttatagttgagggggttatTTAGTCAACCCTTAATATGTTAGGGGTTATGTAGACCTTTAATACGTCACATTAGCGAAACCATCTTTAAAACCGTTTCAGGGGGTTATTTAGACAATTTTCGATAGTTTAAGGAGTAGAATACCTGGTTTTATAAGTGATGGGGTGAAGTAGACAACCATCAATAGTTGggaggttaagtagactttttcatatatatatatatatagtagcaaATTTTCATTGAGGTTAGATAgaaacaaagtcaaataatatgTTGTTTATTACTTTTTCTGTCCTAAACTATAAGACGTTTTAACATTTTTAGATTCATCGCTTTTATTATGTACCTAAACACAACATATATCTAGGTGTGTAGCAAAACTATGAATataaaaaagccaaaacgtcttataatttggaacggatgaagTATTTATGTTTATTACTATGTAAATTTTATACCTTATTTATAACAATATATATTCAAAAATTAAGATACCCATTTTATTGTTATTTTGATTTGAAGAAGGCTAATTCAGAATGCATTTTAGGATATAGTTCGAGTGATGATTCATTTTGAAAAAGGctcttgattttctttattttgttTCCCGAGCACAAAAACTTGACAATCAATTTGCCAGTCGTGCATTTGTAGACCCAAAAAACAATGGCTTTACAAACAAAAAATtggaaaaggaaaagagaaaaaagaaTAGCTGGAAGCTAGCTACTGTACACTCGGAAGCCAGCTCAAGCTAGCTGCCGCCCGCCTAACACCAGCTCAACCAAAGCTGCTCACTCCTGCGGCGTCCCGACGGTCAACCGCCCGCCCGCCGCGTCACGGAACTTCCTCGATGGTGTCCAGCACCGGATGCCACGACCGGTGCCGCCTCAACccagcgccggcgccgccgcccgaCCTGCCTGCGGGTCCGGCGCGTATTTCAGGTTTGTTGTTATTATCCGCGCCGAGATCGCCGGTCTCGAGCAGGCCGAGCATCGGGTAAACCCTGGCGCCATCGCTGGAGGCCTCGTCCTTCGCGGGTCCCCGGCCCCGGCCCCCGGTCGCGCTGCGGCGGCCGTGGCGGCCGTCGCGGTGGGCGGCGGTGGTGATCCTCTtccaggaggaggcggcggccgtggcggcgtGGGAGTCGGAGAGCGCGGCCATCTCCTCGTGGGTGAGCACGGAGTAGAGCATGTCCATGGGCAGGAGGAAGTAGCAGGCGTGGCGCGGCTGGAGGAGCTCGTCGGCGGCCACGCCAGGGACGCGGCAGCCGACGGCGAGGCGGCGGGCGTCGCAGACGAACTGGCCCGGGTGGTCGAGCATGAGCTCCGACGCGCGCACCGGGCGCGCCAGCCGCGTGACGGTGCCGTCCGCGTGGATCACCTTGGTGGTAGTGGCCGCcgccgacgaggacgacgaggcgCGGCTGCCGCCCCCCGCGGGCGCCACCGCCAGCAGTATGCACGACGGCGTGTTCCCCATGAACACGCACAGCAACTCGATCAGAGAGAGGGGATCGGGATTCAGGAGATCAGAGGAGAAAGAGGAGGAGGGGACGAGACGGCCATCGGACGATGCCTTGGGGGGCAGTGAGGGGGGAGATGGTGGAGTGGGTGTATGTATACGACGCCCGACGCCGCCGCGGCAGGCGCAGGCCAGGGTGGAAGGGCCGAGTTGGTGCGGTGCATGCATGGAAGAGGACAATAAGATGATTTTGATTACTCTGATGATGCAGACTGGTTAGGAGCAGCTCGCTCGCTTAATCAACTCCAGAAATCCCTCTAGGCTCTCGCTAGGTTATTTTAGTCTCCAGGATTAACCAACGCCCGCCCGCATGCACTTTGTACGTGGCAGCGAGAGGACGCGAGACAGCTATCCCCATGGACAAAACAGCTCTCGATTCGGCAGAGCGCCAGAGAGCGTCAAGCGACGACGCAGGGCATGCATGCATTTGGACCCTCCGTCGTCTCGGTGGGAGGGATGTCACTGTATCAGCCCCTCTAGCATGGCATCTGTTAATCACTTGTTAATTCGGCGGCCGGGGTCTCTGTCACAGGATCACAAGCACAAGTTAGCTAAGCTTCTTAGTGCTGGCTACTGGCTAGCTAGCCAGCTTGCTAATTCTAAAGCCCTTTTGGCACGGCTTATCCAaaatggcttcaccggtgaagttaGAAAAACTGACTTTTTTcgacttctagttcattttaaccccggcttataaaacgacttcacgctacagtgcctcgatttacgcAAAAATAGATAAAACTGAAGCCCCGTAATCAAACACACCGCTTTTCCGGCTTACCTTTTTCAGACCTAACATAGCTTGCTTCTGCCTGCAGGCGCCTGCTAGGTGGCTGCAGAGCTTGACAAAAGTCCGGCAGACCGGCACCAACGGCCGCTTTGGCGGTGCAGTGCTAGCTAGCCAGTGTTGAGTTGGAGGCCACAAACTGATGACAAGTTAACAAAGCTGATTAAGTTGATCGTAAGCTGGAGGTCGTCTTTTGTTCAGATAATAAAAAGGAAAGAGGATAAGCAGAGACCAATGCATCATCATCGTAGACCGCAGCAAATTATGCAAAGTAGGGCTGCACGCGAGAACTTGCGCATCGTCGCAGCTCGATGTATTAGCGCTGGCGCAGTTCAAgaagtttatttttatttttggtcGTGACGAGCAATTCAGCAATTAATCGGCATTACTATTACAAAGACTTTGTATTCCACACTAGCTCTGACTTTCGCGGTGGACCTCGGAATTTCTGCATATATACTATAATGCTAGTATAATAACCAACAGAACACCATAGCGGTTCCCTCAAAAAAACAGAACACCATAGCGGTTCCCTCAAAAAAACAGAACACCATAGCGGTTGTTCGAGAAAACTAATTCCTTCCGGTGCGGCACAttgtttcctttttattttctttattgcTAATTGCTATCTCGTTGTGGTTAGCTCATTAAACAAAGGGGTGTGGTTGCGCTGTGAGTGAGGGCCGGATGGAGCGGCGTGGCGATTTTTAGGAGGGCGAAGGCGACAGATCCAGCTCGCGATGATTGCAAGATGGACCTACTGGAAAATCAGAGGATTCCGGCGTCTTGCCCCATATATTCCCCCAATCTTTGCCCGCCTGTGACCAGTCTAGTGTTGGCGACGCCAATCAAGGCGttggaatctttttttttttctctcgaatacACAAAAGATTTATGTATCATTGTATAGAGTAGAAGAGTTTGAACAGACATACAACGCGCTTTATCGAACGCTAAAAAAGGTCAACCTAACACAGCCGTATCTGGACCATCCTAGCAAAATATCTTTTGTTACAATATTACataaaagaaaacaaccaaaaccGACACAGCGGTACGACTTTGGTGGCCTTGCGTCCTCATAGCTACCTGGCTCGCAACAACCAAAGGACAtactaactatatatatatatatatatatatatatatatatatatatatatatatatatatatatatatatatatactactcgtGTAGTATGTCCTGCTTAAGCGCTGTGAAGGGATCGTGACACCTaaaagggggggtgaattaggcaacttaaaattctaactcaaaactatggcctctttctttaaccctagcaaaacctatgcaatagataaattatctagatgtgcaactatggttttgctagtgtgttgctatctctaccgtaaacgtagtaaagtaaacaatgtaaatgcggaagctaaagagcaaggtagagatatgcaaactcccgtcgacgactctggtatttttaccgaggtatcaagaagcacgcaagcttccccctagttctcgttggagcccatcgcaaggaatccctcacaagggccaagctcctgatagggtaactccgtggatagcctcaggccttccccacgcataagtgggtctccgatgtgcctctcggcaagcctctcccggatgctccccgccgtcttcactatcaagcttccagccgaaacgccgcgggccatgtaccctccggtacacggtggcggccacaccacaaacgcggttggtgtgatctcgcaagactttaagccccttcgatgtacaacacttgtgctcgcaagcacgggatggcaagaggtatgcaaacctcactaaacactaggcataaacctagagcaaacgcataagcggtggtctaatcaacctaagtacttcgcaaagcacttacgctaatcacctaatcaaacactaagcactatgcaagtggagatcactaaaatggtgtatcaacacccttggtatgttccctcagctccactcacctcaaatggccggttggggttgtatttataagccccactgagaatgTAGCCGTTGGGGCCGAAttcccacgaaactgctactgatcggacgctgaatcgtcctgaccggatgcgtctggtcgtcccgaccattgagccggcaaaaacactgatcggacgctggctagcgtccggtcgcctgccaccggacgcgtccggtcgtagatatgccgctctggaccctttctgtactcgatcagacgttgtgttcctacgtccggtcggttgccgccagcgtccggtcacctgtctgccgagccaccggtcaaGCGTctggtcgcgcttccagcgtccggtcgcctctgcgagctcgtttcttcgcgatcttgcgtacggcttggttcctatcttcatgcttggactttgcttgatatcttgggtcttttcttgtgctcctaaggtcttgtttaaggtgttgatcatcggatcatcacgacgccttcgtccaagtcacgtcttgcaccttgttagactacaaaataaacacttacaaattcattagtccaatttggttgtgttggtcatcaaacaccaaaattcaaagtaaatgagcctagggtccattttccttacaatctcctccttttttggtgattgataacaacacgaccaaagcaagcaaataataagaatttggaagttaaaaactacctacttgctaggatgcaatgcgaagggcaaggttatatgatactaattgacagataccaattaaaaactttacttaaaagcttatcttgcccttgcaaatgtccccatgtgatattatagattaaagcctagctttctaaaaaaattctcccattacttagactaacccataattcactttcctccctttttcagaccattaccacttgtagacatcaacttgatgcttgcctttggtccttcaaattcttcccctttggcatcaaacaccgaaaaggaaaacattagtagcataaggaagggtcaaatttcgtgatcctttgtgtagagagtgaaatggatcacaaaatttgactctcacattatatagactaagctctccctaaatatatgcatacatataatagaaagcaaagcatatgcataattagcaatttattgcacaagagaggttaatctatataatgcatggagaaagcaaataaatatcaaagagagatcaacatggtgatatcggtttagaaataccacatgtgaaaatcaatttgatttctaccaattgaagtataatgctttcctccggggactctattttcctttcaATGAGACCactacacacaagataagcttgaaaaggtgttagtctcaaggcatccaacttgcagattaagctccccctaaagttgtgcacacaagtgttgaacacttgtaaaatttgtgcacattgatttaagtatcaaaataccatttgaaagatgatatttgggagatattatctacaatttggactttggcacatattagataaataattataaaacaagctatgtgccgtgctcctaaacaattttaaaccatgtaggtttgctccaagggttgattatgaaaccgagcaagcctaccatatgatatacctattaaATGCATGACagaagatttaagcatgtaaatgcaaacataggcatgaaagataactagatgctttaagagtatatcaattgaaaaacaataccaattgaaatgaaaactaattgaaagtaatgacatctagttacctaacatgggaaggggaatttgggtctatagtattcactaacccacttggcaatgactttgtccatcatgatgcaccccatgaaatgcacccaaactttgccaagtctccaaactTCCCGATGTCCAACGAActcctcacttccctttcagaatccaaaccttcttggtgctcttcatgtttgagatGATCTCTTTTGGCACCTAAAAgcgtttgaccctattgttggcttgcttgttcaccttgatggccaccactttgtcattttttttcttcaagagataaggtgtggaggccttcttgtccaccatgttggtgtaggtgttggagaacttacttgtttgctttttctccttcttctttgctcctcccacattcttcaccttgcactcataggacttatggccttccttgtggcacacgtagcaaaccacggtttgtctttcatcaagcttcttcactcccttgacggtgttatcttgatgaagttgagcttacttcgccttgccttttacttgagtcaagtccttcatgaggcgagctacttcttgcttaagttcctcattttcctttgcaacctcttgtgtgcatgcatctacaataactttctcaatacaaacttggttgcacaaaggtgagtctaaacataaatcattgcaagaagtagaggcatcctttttaatgatagaacttttctttttaggtgtcttggtgggggtatttttgacggcttcaagattagcaactttattagttagctcatcataatatttgcacatgatttccaatttagcaagcaaattttgataatcattttgtgagctagctaacttttcttttaattttttatttttcttttcaagttgcttatcattgattgtg
The Miscanthus floridulus cultivar M001 unplaced genomic scaffold, ASM1932011v1 fs_902_1_2, whole genome shotgun sequence DNA segment above includes these coding regions:
- the LOC136533493 gene encoding uncharacterized protein, translated to MGNTPSCILLAVAPAGGGSRASSSSSAAATTTKVIHADGTVTRLARPVRASELMLDHPGQFVCDARRLAVGCRVPGVAADELLQPRHACYFLLPMDMLYSVLTHEEMAALSDSHAATAAASSWKRITTAAHRDGRHGRRSATGGRGRGPAKDEASSDGARVYPMLGLLETGDLGADNNNKPEIRAGPAGRSGGGAGAGLRRHRSWHPVLDTIEEVP